One Methylomarinovum tepidoasis DNA window includes the following coding sequences:
- a CDS encoding Crp/Fnr family transcriptional regulator has product MLESLIRQGELQEGRHWRRRVFRINDVIVREGERCGKVFVVVAGQLQVTGSLSLGDRVVRIGFQVLNVGDVVGELALIDGQAHGADVVALSDGEVAEIDAAVLLTYLESHPEAGARFYRHLAEVLAARLRRTDSKMLSLFSWGLRSRGYDEV; this is encoded by the coding sequence ATGCTGGAAAGCTTGATCCGCCAGGGGGAGCTGCAGGAGGGACGCCACTGGCGCCGGCGCGTCTTCCGAATCAATGACGTCATTGTAAGGGAAGGGGAGCGTTGCGGGAAAGTCTTCGTGGTGGTGGCGGGACAGCTGCAGGTGACCGGCTCCCTGAGCCTGGGAGACCGGGTCGTGCGCATCGGTTTTCAGGTTCTGAATGTGGGGGACGTGGTGGGGGAGCTGGCCTTGATCGACGGTCAGGCCCATGGAGCCGACGTCGTCGCCTTGAGCGACGGTGAGGTGGCGGAAATCGATGCGGCGGTGCTGCTGACCTATCTGGAAAGCCACCCGGAAGCAGGTGCGCGCTTTTATCGCCATCTGGCCGAGGTGCTGGCTGCCCGCCTGCGGCGCACCGACAGTAAGATGCTGTCATTGTTCAGCTGGGGGCTGCGGTCCCGAGGTTACGATGAGGTCTGA
- the tviB gene encoding Vi polysaccharide biosynthesis UDP-N-acetylglucosamine C-6 dehydrogenase TviB, which translates to MLSLDRVHIGVVGLGYVGLPLAVEFGRRYPTTGFDINRDRIEELRRGIDRSLEVESEELQRAERLRYTSDPDDLASCNVYVVTVPTPIDRHKRPDLTPLVSASETVGRVLAPGDVVIYESTVYPGATEEVCVPVLERESGLRFNQDFFAGYSPERINPGDKEHRVTNIVKVTAGSTPEAAEFIDRLYRSVITAGTHKASSIKVAEAAKVIENTQRDVNIALINELAVLFNKLGLDTLEVLEAAGSKWNFLPFRPGLVGGHCIGVDPYYLTHKAQEIGHHPEIILAGRRINDSMGEYVVARVVKLMNQRRIHVCQADVLILGVTFKENCPDIRNTRVIDMVRELETYNARVAVHDPWAHADEARAELGIELIERPEPGRYDAIILATGHDQFREMGAAAIRAFGKPNAVLFDVKGILPKDQVDGRL; encoded by the coding sequence ATGCTTTCACTGGACAGGGTCCACATCGGCGTCGTCGGCCTGGGATACGTCGGCCTGCCGTTGGCGGTGGAGTTCGGCCGCCGTTATCCGACCACCGGCTTCGACATCAACCGTGATCGCATCGAGGAACTGCGCCGGGGCATCGACCGCTCCCTGGAAGTGGAGTCGGAAGAACTGCAGCGCGCCGAGCGGCTGCGCTACACCTCCGACCCGGACGACCTGGCCTCCTGCAACGTCTACGTGGTCACCGTCCCCACCCCCATCGACCGCCACAAGCGCCCCGACCTGACCCCGCTGGTCTCGGCCAGCGAAACCGTCGGCCGGGTCCTGGCGCCGGGGGACGTGGTCATCTACGAATCCACCGTCTATCCCGGCGCCACCGAGGAGGTCTGCGTCCCGGTGCTGGAACGGGAATCCGGACTCAGATTCAACCAGGACTTCTTCGCCGGCTACAGCCCCGAGCGCATCAATCCCGGCGACAAGGAACACCGGGTCACCAACATCGTCAAGGTGACCGCTGGCTCGACCCCGGAAGCGGCGGAATTCATCGACCGGCTCTACCGCAGCGTGATCACCGCCGGCACCCACAAGGCCAGCAGCATCAAGGTGGCGGAAGCGGCCAAGGTGATCGAGAACACCCAGCGCGACGTCAACATCGCCCTCATCAACGAGCTGGCGGTGCTGTTCAACAAACTGGGACTGGACACCCTGGAAGTGCTGGAGGCCGCCGGCAGCAAGTGGAATTTTCTGCCTTTCCGGCCGGGACTGGTGGGCGGCCACTGCATCGGCGTCGACCCCTACTACCTGACCCACAAGGCTCAGGAGATCGGCCACCACCCGGAAATCATCCTCGCCGGCCGCCGCATCAACGACTCGATGGGCGAATACGTGGTCGCGCGGGTGGTCAAGCTCATGAACCAGCGCCGCATCCACGTCTGCCAGGCGGACGTGCTGATCCTCGGGGTCACCTTCAAGGAGAACTGCCCCGACATCCGCAACACCCGGGTCATCGACATGGTGCGGGAGCTGGAAACCTACAACGCACGGGTGGCGGTCCACGATCCCTGGGCCCACGCCGACGAGGCCCGGGCGGAACTGGGTATCGAGCTGATCGAACGCCCCGAACCCGGCCGTTACGACGCCATCATCCTCGCCACCGGCCACGACCAGTTCCGGGAAATGGGCGCCGCGGCCATCCGCGCCTTCGGCAAGCCGAACGCGGTGCTGTTCGACGTCAAGGGCATCCTTCCCAAGGATCAGGTGGACGGGCGGCTATGA
- a CDS encoding NAD-dependent epimerase translates to MKILVTGTAGFIGSFVAHRLLDRGDEVVGFDNVNDYYDVRLKEDRLARLKARAGFTEVRADLEDRQAVAAAFRKHRPQRVVHLAAQAGVRYSLENPHAYIDANLVGFCNILESCRHGEVEHLVYASSSSVYGANTEMPFSVHHNVDHPVSLYAATKKANELMAHTYSHLYGLPTTGLRFFTVYGPWGRPDMALFKFTRNILEGRPIDVYNHGHHRRDFTYIDDIVEGVVRTLDHVAEPDPDWSGDRPDPGTSRAPYRIYNIGCHNPVELMRFIEVLEDALGKKAQKNFLPIQKGDVPATYADVSDLMRDVGYAPSVTIEEGIPRFVAWYLEYYGNR, encoded by the coding sequence ATGAAGATACTGGTCACCGGCACCGCCGGCTTCATCGGCTCCTTCGTTGCCCACCGCCTGCTCGACCGCGGCGACGAAGTGGTCGGCTTCGACAACGTCAACGACTATTACGACGTCCGCCTCAAGGAGGACCGCCTCGCCCGCCTCAAGGCCCGGGCGGGCTTTACCGAGGTCCGCGCCGATCTGGAGGACCGCCAGGCCGTCGCGGCCGCCTTCCGGAAACACCGGCCACAGCGGGTGGTGCATCTGGCGGCCCAGGCGGGTGTGCGCTATTCCCTGGAGAATCCCCACGCCTACATCGACGCCAATCTGGTGGGATTCTGCAACATCCTCGAGTCCTGCCGCCACGGCGAGGTCGAACACCTGGTCTACGCCTCGTCCAGCTCGGTCTACGGCGCCAACACCGAAATGCCGTTCTCGGTCCACCACAACGTGGACCATCCGGTGAGCCTCTACGCCGCCACCAAGAAGGCCAACGAGCTGATGGCCCACACCTACAGCCATCTGTACGGCCTGCCGACCACCGGCCTGCGATTCTTCACCGTCTACGGCCCCTGGGGGCGGCCGGACATGGCCCTGTTCAAGTTCACCCGCAACATCCTCGAAGGCCGCCCCATCGACGTCTACAACCACGGCCACCACCGGCGGGATTTCACCTACATCGACGACATCGTCGAGGGCGTGGTCCGCACCCTCGATCATGTGGCCGAACCCGATCCGGACTGGTCCGGCGACCGCCCCGATCCGGGCACCAGCCGCGCCCCTTACCGGATCTACAACATCGGCTGCCACAATCCGGTGGAACTGATGCGCTTCATCGAGGTCCTCGAAGACGCCTTGGGCAAAAAGGCGCAGAAGAACTTCCTGCCGATACAGAAGGGTGACGTACCCGCTACCTACGCCGACGTCAGCGATCTGATGCGGGACGTGGGCTACGCCCCTTCGGTGACCATCGAGGAAGGCATTCCCCGGTTCGTGGCCTGGTATCTGGAGTACTACGGCAACCGATGA
- a CDS encoding NAD(P)H-dependent glycerol-3-phosphate dehydrogenase: MAISSVCVLGAGSWGTALAHLIACNGFSVSLWDRSAERIEAIAETRRNDRYLPGLPLSDAIVCEADLARAAAGRELMLLAVPSHAFAACLAKLRSCLQPPYRLVWGTKGLDPHSGRFLHQVARDCFGPEASLAALSGPTFAIEVMKGLPTAITAASPDMAFAEAVAALLRNPFFRVYTNDDLLGVQLGGAVKNVLAIAAGVSDGMGFGANARAALVTRGLAEMMRLGDVLGAKPKTLMGLAGVGDLILTCTDDQSRNRRLGLGLGQGHDIETVKAEIGQEIEGIGTARLIRDLARHHGVEMPIVEQVHALLYEGVAPQTAVRNLLLREPKPEAL, translated from the coding sequence ATGGCGATCTCCTCGGTCTGTGTGCTCGGGGCCGGTTCCTGGGGAACCGCACTGGCCCATCTGATCGCCTGCAACGGCTTTTCCGTCAGTCTGTGGGACCGCAGCGCCGAGCGCATCGAAGCGATCGCCGAAACCCGCCGCAACGACCGCTATCTGCCCGGCCTGCCGCTTTCCGACGCCATCGTTTGTGAGGCGGATCTGGCGCGTGCCGCAGCGGGGCGCGAGCTGATGCTGCTGGCGGTGCCGAGCCACGCTTTCGCCGCCTGTTTGGCCAAGCTGCGCTCCTGCCTGCAGCCGCCTTACCGGCTGGTCTGGGGAACCAAGGGCCTGGACCCGCACAGCGGCCGTTTTCTGCACCAGGTGGCCCGTGACTGTTTCGGCCCCGAGGCTTCCCTGGCCGCCCTGTCGGGGCCCACCTTTGCGATCGAGGTCATGAAGGGGCTGCCGACGGCAATCACCGCCGCCTCCCCGGACATGGCCTTCGCCGAGGCGGTGGCGGCGCTGCTGCGCAATCCTTTCTTCCGGGTTTATACCAACGACGATCTGCTGGGCGTCCAGCTCGGCGGGGCGGTCAAGAACGTCCTGGCGATCGCTGCCGGGGTGTCCGACGGTATGGGGTTCGGCGCCAATGCCCGGGCGGCCCTGGTCACCCGGGGGCTGGCGGAGATGATGCGTCTGGGCGACGTCCTGGGGGCCAAGCCCAAGACCCTGATGGGGCTTGCCGGCGTCGGGGATCTGATTCTGACCTGCACCGACGACCAGTCGCGCAACCGCCGTCTCGGTCTGGGGCTGGGGCAGGGGCACGATATCGAAACCGTGAAGGCGGAAATCGGCCAGGAGATCGAAGGCATCGGCACCGCCCGGCTAATCCGGGACCTGGCCCGCCACCATGGGGTGGAGATGCCGATCGTGGAACAGGTCCATGCCTTGCTCTATGAGGGCGTGGCGCCCCAGACCGCGGTGCGCAATCTGCTGTTGCGCGAACCCAAGCCCGAGGCGCTGTGA
- a CDS encoding TIGR03013 family XrtA/PEP-CTERM system glycosyltransferase, which yields MPTIRIFRHYVSTAYLGLMVVEFLLYLGAIYIGGSLRFLRSSDWRPEDDWLLVAFLFAATMLVCNVGAGLYQRAAQWNAANLVLRLGVSIFLAAVAMSLVFYAFPELFVGRGVFGFALLVSFTTTLLLRYLFYRLVDNRRLRRRILVLGAGDKARKILDFRRRLPYGNLTFAGFVRMGQEDCRVPAECLVSLDVPLREFAAREDIDEIVVAPDDRRRGFPVDEILDCKMSGFDVVDLLTFFEREAGIVKIDCLHPSWLVFSDGFRMKSGMLVKRLFDIGASLALLAVAWPVMLATAAAIKIESRGRHPVFYRQTRVGEDWRLFQVLKFRSMRPDAEKDGVRMAKANDDRVTRVGRFIRKTRIDELPQLWNVFRGDMSFVGPRPERPEFVERFAETIPYYSERHRVRPGITGWAQVCYPYAENEADTLEKLQYDLYYVKNYSLFLDFLILLRTVEVVLWGKGAR from the coding sequence ATGCCGACCATACGCATCTTTCGTCATTACGTTTCCACCGCCTATCTCGGCCTGATGGTGGTGGAATTCCTGTTGTACCTGGGGGCCATCTACATCGGAGGCAGCCTGCGTTTCCTCCGTAGCAGCGATTGGCGCCCGGAGGACGACTGGCTGCTGGTGGCCTTCCTCTTCGCCGCCACGATGTTGGTCTGCAACGTGGGGGCCGGGTTGTACCAGCGCGCCGCCCAGTGGAACGCCGCCAATCTGGTGCTACGGCTGGGGGTCAGTATCTTCCTGGCGGCGGTGGCGATGAGCCTGGTGTTTTACGCTTTCCCCGAGTTGTTCGTCGGCCGTGGCGTGTTCGGTTTCGCCTTGCTGGTTTCCTTCACCACCACGTTGCTGCTGCGCTATTTGTTTTACCGTCTGGTCGACAACCGGCGCCTGCGCCGCCGCATCCTGGTCCTGGGTGCCGGGGACAAAGCTAGGAAGATTCTGGACTTCCGGCGCCGCCTGCCATACGGCAATCTGACCTTCGCCGGCTTCGTGCGCATGGGGCAGGAGGATTGCCGGGTGCCTGCGGAATGTCTGGTGAGCCTAGACGTGCCGCTGCGGGAATTTGCCGCCCGGGAGGACATCGACGAGATCGTCGTAGCGCCGGACGACCGCCGCCGGGGCTTTCCCGTGGACGAGATCCTCGACTGCAAGATGAGCGGCTTCGACGTCGTCGATCTGCTGACCTTCTTCGAGCGCGAGGCCGGCATCGTCAAGATCGACTGCCTGCATCCCAGCTGGTTGGTGTTCTCCGACGGTTTCCGGATGAAAAGCGGCATGCTCGTCAAGCGCCTGTTCGACATCGGCGCCAGCCTGGCGTTGCTGGCGGTCGCCTGGCCGGTGATGCTGGCGACCGCGGCGGCGATCAAGATCGAGAGCCGCGGCAGGCATCCGGTCTTCTATCGTCAGACCCGCGTGGGCGAGGACTGGCGCCTGTTCCAGGTGCTCAAGTTCCGCAGCATGCGCCCGGATGCGGAGAAGGACGGTGTCAGAATGGCCAAGGCCAACGACGACCGGGTGACCCGGGTGGGGCGCTTCATCCGCAAGACCCGGATCGACGAGTTGCCACAGCTGTGGAACGTCTTCCGGGGCGACATGAGCTTCGTGGGGCCACGCCCGGAACGGCCCGAGTTCGTCGAGCGCTTCGCCGAGACCATCCCCTATTACTCCGAACGCCACCGGGTCAGGCCCGGCATCACCGGCTGGGCCCAGGTCTGCTACCCTTACGCGGAGAACGAGGCGGACACCCTGGAAAAGCTCCAGTACGATCTGTATTACGTCAAGAACTACAGTCTGTTCCTCGATTTTCTGATCCTGCTGCGAACCGTGGAGGTGGTGCTGTGGGGCAAGGGGGCGCGCTGA
- the glp gene encoding gephyrin-like molybdotransferase Glp, with protein sequence MTSSADPCRSPGLVPLAQALEQILSGIAPLPGDEWVPVHDAGGRILACDLQAPMPLPAFTNAAMDGYAVRAQDRGRLKVIGTAWAGKAFPGRVEAGTCVRIFTGAPLPEGADAVVMQEQVAREGDTVILSAPVRPGENVRHAGEDLERGAVLLSKGKRLQAADLGLLAAAGVSQVPVCLRPRVGFFSSGDELRPLTETLQPGQIYDSNRYTLEGLLRELPVVACDLGAQPDDLERLGACLRLAAEHTDVLISTGGASVGEADLLRQALIQAGGEIHLWRLALKPGKPLIFGRVGRTWYFGLPGNPVSVHVTFRQLVRPALWRLAGGRPYRTLRLQVPCTHPLKKDPGRLEFQRGRLHYGDDGKLAVTALSRQGSHQLAALSRANCYIVLPADSRGVNAGETVTVEPFTTDLVDD encoded by the coding sequence ATGACTTCCTCCGCTGATCCCTGCCGCTCCCCCGGGCTGGTGCCTCTGGCGCAGGCTTTGGAGCAGATATTGAGCGGCATCGCGCCCTTGCCGGGCGACGAATGGGTCCCCGTGCACGATGCCGGCGGCCGCATCCTGGCCTGTGACCTGCAGGCCCCGATGCCGCTGCCCGCCTTCACCAATGCGGCGATGGACGGTTACGCCGTCAGGGCACAGGACCGCGGCCGGCTGAAGGTCATCGGCACCGCCTGGGCGGGCAAAGCGTTTCCGGGCCGGGTCGAGGCGGGCACCTGCGTGCGCATCTTCACCGGCGCCCCCCTGCCGGAAGGGGCCGACGCCGTGGTCATGCAGGAGCAGGTCGCGCGGGAAGGGGATACCGTCATCCTCAGCGCCCCGGTGCGCCCGGGGGAGAACGTACGCCACGCCGGCGAGGACCTCGAACGCGGCGCGGTGCTGCTCTCCAAAGGCAAGCGGCTGCAGGCCGCCGACCTGGGGCTGCTGGCCGCCGCCGGGGTGAGCCAGGTACCGGTGTGCCTGCGGCCCCGGGTCGGCTTCTTTTCCAGCGGCGACGAACTGCGCCCGCTGACCGAAACCCTGCAGCCGGGGCAGATCTACGACAGCAACCGTTACACCCTCGAGGGACTGCTGCGGGAACTGCCCGTCGTCGCCTGCGATCTCGGCGCCCAGCCGGACGATCTCGAACGCCTGGGCGCCTGCCTGCGCCTGGCCGCAGAACACACCGACGTCCTCATCAGCACGGGCGGTGCTTCCGTAGGCGAGGCGGACCTGCTACGGCAGGCCCTGATCCAGGCCGGGGGGGAAATCCACCTCTGGCGCCTGGCCCTCAAACCCGGCAAGCCTTTGATCTTCGGACGAGTGGGCAGGACCTGGTATTTCGGCCTGCCGGGCAATCCGGTGTCGGTACACGTGACCTTCCGCCAGCTCGTCCGCCCGGCCCTGTGGCGCCTGGCCGGCGGCCGGCCGTACCGTACCCTGCGCCTGCAGGTTCCCTGCACCCACCCTCTGAAGAAAGATCCCGGCCGCCTGGAGTTCCAGCGGGGACGGCTGCACTACGGTGACGACGGAAAGCTGGCGGTCACCGCCCTGAGCCGCCAGGGCTCGCACCAACTCGCCGCCCTCAGCCGTGCCAACTGCTACATCGTCCTGCCGGCCGACAGCCGCGGGGTGAACGCCGGGGAGACCGTCACCGTGGAACCGTTCACCACCGATCTGGTCGATGACTGA
- the bioD gene encoding dethiobiotin synthase → MTDGLFVTGTDTGVGKTWVACRLLRHVVGRGVAVQVRKPVESGCRQGDAGLVPADALALQRAAGSDEPLAAICPYRYAAAASPPRAAALAGKTLCLQELIAACRPHKGRWRLVEGAGGFCSPIAADGLNADLAAALGLAVLVVAPDRLGAINQVLLTLEAIERHGLTAAAVFLNAIEPPPPQLNNAAELRQWTCVPVVGQIPALADLVVSR, encoded by the coding sequence ATGACTGACGGGCTTTTCGTCACCGGCACGGACACCGGCGTCGGCAAGACCTGGGTGGCCTGCCGCCTGTTGCGCCACGTGGTGGGGCGCGGCGTGGCGGTGCAGGTCCGCAAACCGGTGGAAAGCGGCTGCCGCCAGGGGGATGCCGGCCTGGTTCCCGCCGACGCCCTGGCCCTGCAGCGCGCCGCAGGCAGCGACGAACCGCTGGCGGCCATCTGCCCTTACCGCTATGCCGCCGCCGCCTCGCCGCCACGGGCGGCGGCTTTGGCGGGAAAGACTTTGTGTCTGCAGGAACTAATAGCCGCCTGCCGCCCGCACAAGGGGCGCTGGCGCCTGGTGGAAGGTGCCGGCGGCTTCTGTTCCCCCATCGCCGCCGACGGCCTCAACGCCGATCTGGCCGCCGCCCTGGGGCTGGCGGTGCTGGTGGTCGCCCCCGACCGCCTGGGAGCCATCAATCAGGTGTTGCTGACGCTGGAAGCCATCGAACGCCACGGCCTGACGGCAGCCGCCGTCTTCCTCAACGCCATCGAGCCCCCGCCTCCGCAGCTGAACAACGCTGCCGAACTGCGGCAGTGGACCTGTGTGCCGGTCGTCGGCCAGATCCCGGCGCTGGCGGATCTCGTCGTCAGCCGCTAA
- the secB gene encoding protein-export chaperone SecB — MAEEKQFAIQKIYVKDVSFETPNSPDIFRAKWEPEVEFNLSSSAAPLAEENLFEVVLTVTVTVKLGDKTAYLVEVAQAGIFAIQGFAQEEMGPLLGIYCPNVLFPYAREVVSDLSLKGGFMPMVLPPVNFEAIYAQKMQQEAQQQAASKPN; from the coding sequence ATGGCGGAAGAAAAACAGTTTGCGATCCAGAAAATCTACGTCAAGGACGTTTCCTTCGAGACCCCCAACTCCCCGGATATCTTCCGGGCGAAATGGGAGCCTGAGGTGGAGTTCAACCTCTCCAGCAGCGCTGCGCCGCTGGCGGAGGAAAATTTGTTCGAGGTGGTGCTGACGGTGACAGTCACCGTCAAGCTGGGCGACAAGACCGCCTATCTGGTGGAAGTGGCCCAGGCGGGCATCTTCGCCATCCAGGGATTCGCCCAGGAGGAAATGGGGCCGCTGCTTGGCATCTACTGTCCCAACGTGCTGTTTCCCTACGCCCGTGAGGTGGTGTCCGACCTGTCCTTGAAGGGCGGTTTCATGCCCATGGTGCTGCCGCCGGTCAACTTCGAGGCCATCTACGCCCAGAAGATGCAGCAAGAGGCCCAGCAGCAGGCGGCTTCCAAGCCCAACTGA
- the mobB gene encoding molybdopterin-guanine dinucleotide biosynthesis protein B, with product MSEVPLLGLAAFSGTGKTTLLTRLIPLLKAEGLKVGLIKHAHHAFDIDHPGKDSYELRRAGATPVMVVSRRRRAIVYDYPDEGEVDLFSQLAYLDAAGLDLILVEGFKRAPIPKIELHRPILGKPLLFPEDPHVIAVASDAPLPCPCPLPQLDLNRPPQIAAFIRHDFLR from the coding sequence ATGAGTGAGGTTCCCCTGCTGGGACTGGCCGCCTTCAGCGGCACCGGCAAGACCACCCTGCTGACCCGCCTGATCCCCTTGCTGAAGGCCGAGGGACTTAAGGTCGGGCTGATCAAGCACGCCCACCACGCCTTCGACATCGACCACCCCGGCAAGGACAGCTACGAGCTGCGCCGGGCCGGGGCCACGCCGGTGATGGTGGTCTCCCGGCGGCGGCGGGCGATCGTGTACGACTATCCCGACGAGGGCGAGGTGGATCTGTTCTCCCAGCTGGCCTATCTGGATGCCGCCGGCCTCGACCTGATCCTGGTGGAAGGCTTCAAGCGCGCCCCCATCCCCAAGATCGAGCTGCACCGCCCGATCTTAGGAAAACCGCTGCTGTTTCCCGAAGATCCCCATGTCATCGCGGTCGCCAGCGATGCACCCCTGCCCTGTCCCTGTCCGCTGCCGCAACTCGATCTCAACCGGCCACCGCAGATCGCCGCCTTCATCCGCCATGACTTCCTCCGCTGA
- a CDS encoding rhodanese-like domain-containing protein, with amino-acid sequence MDGITLERLFEFVGNHLYLVIAFVVVMVLLIRDLVESLLRKYQVITPLQAVLLINDEDAVVLDVREPHEWVKGHVADAVLIPVGDLDKKLGELDPYRERPVIVTCQSGNRAITACRKLVAAGFPKVYLMKGGMTAWEEGGLPVVKSKQGE; translated from the coding sequence ATGGACGGAATAACCTTGGAACGGCTGTTTGAATTCGTCGGGAATCATCTGTACCTGGTTATCGCTTTCGTGGTGGTGATGGTGCTGCTGATCCGGGATCTGGTCGAGAGTCTGCTGCGCAAGTATCAGGTGATCACCCCGCTACAGGCGGTGCTGCTGATCAACGATGAAGACGCCGTGGTTCTCGACGTGCGCGAGCCTCACGAGTGGGTCAAGGGGCACGTGGCCGATGCGGTGCTGATCCCCGTGGGGGATCTGGACAAGAAACTGGGAGAACTGGACCCATACCGGGAGCGGCCGGTCATCGTCACCTGCCAGTCCGGAAACCGGGCGATCACGGCCTGCAGGAAGCTGGTCGCCGCCGGTTTTCCCAAAGTCTATCTGATGAAAGGGGGTATGACGGCCTGGGAAGAGGGCGGTCTGCCGGTGGTCAAATCGAAACAAGGCGAATAA
- the prsK gene encoding XrtA/PEP-CTERM system histidine kinase PrsK encodes MNGWVGAISYGIGAAAYLVLGLTLAAGWRGRRRGGLLLLAIAGTALWAAVNAWQLAYHSVPLVWLWSLETAHLLLWLAFLWQILPDGGRLRRWRFASYALGGALLAYHWSAPWVDGFLGAWQVTEWPLMGQLLLALTGLVLLEQLYRNLHPERRWAVKFLCLALGTLFAYEFYLYADALLFKRINAELWQARGLISALLVPLLAVSAVRNPDWSIDAFVSRDVVFHSTALFGAGLYLLTMAAAGYYVRLYGGEWGRVLQAVFLVAALVLLAVLLFSGQLRARLRIFLNKHFFNYRYDYRKEWLRITAALSQGDDGMPLGERVIRALAELVESPGGTLWVRSDSGHYLQRADRGGSGVEIPWIEADDPVIAFMKRREWVVDLDELQRFPELYEGLSRPPWLADCRDAWLLVPLFHGHELWGVVLLLRPLIPLDCNWEVIDVLKTAGRQAAGFLALEETAARLLEARQFEGFNRLSAFVVHDLKNLIAQLSLVVRNAERHAGNPEFVRDAMTTVEHAVGKMSRLLEQLKSMGKAERAKRIALRPLLEEVVSARAGQLPRPRFVCEARGDLWVEGDADRLASAFEHVIQNAQEAAGKHGWVRVRLARQERQAIIEVEDNGPGMDAAFIRQRLFKPFETTKGLTGMGIGAYESREYTRQLGGDLVVRSTPGEGTCFRFVLPLAVSANRIDSDKKVPT; translated from the coding sequence GTGAACGGCTGGGTCGGTGCGATCAGCTATGGCATCGGGGCCGCCGCCTATCTGGTGTTGGGGTTGACGCTGGCGGCCGGGTGGCGCGGCCGGCGGCGCGGCGGTCTGTTGCTGCTGGCCATCGCCGGCACGGCCCTGTGGGCGGCGGTGAACGCCTGGCAGCTGGCCTATCACAGCGTACCCCTTGTCTGGCTATGGTCGCTGGAAACCGCACACCTGCTGCTGTGGCTGGCGTTTCTGTGGCAGATTCTCCCCGACGGCGGCCGGCTGCGCCGCTGGCGTTTCGCCAGTTACGCCCTGGGGGGGGCGCTGCTGGCCTATCACTGGAGCGCCCCCTGGGTCGACGGTTTCCTGGGGGCCTGGCAGGTGACGGAATGGCCGTTGATGGGCCAGCTGCTGCTGGCGTTGACCGGGCTGGTGCTGCTGGAACAGTTGTACCGCAACCTCCATCCGGAGCGGCGCTGGGCGGTCAAGTTCCTGTGCTTGGCGCTGGGGACCCTGTTCGCCTACGAATTCTATCTGTATGCCGATGCCCTCCTGTTCAAGCGCATCAATGCCGAACTGTGGCAGGCGCGCGGATTGATTAGTGCCCTACTGGTGCCGCTGCTGGCGGTGTCGGCGGTGCGCAATCCGGACTGGTCGATCGACGCCTTCGTTTCTCGCGACGTGGTCTTTCATTCCACCGCCCTGTTCGGGGCCGGCCTGTATCTACTGACGATGGCGGCCGCCGGCTACTACGTGCGCCTCTACGGCGGGGAATGGGGGCGGGTGCTGCAGGCGGTGTTCCTGGTCGCGGCCCTGGTGCTGCTGGCGGTGCTGCTGTTCTCCGGCCAGCTGCGGGCACGGCTGCGGATCTTCCTAAACAAGCATTTCTTCAATTACCGTTACGATTATCGCAAGGAATGGCTACGGATCACCGCCGCCCTATCCCAGGGCGACGACGGCATGCCGCTGGGAGAGCGAGTCATTCGGGCGCTGGCGGAATTGGTGGAAAGCCCGGGAGGAACGCTGTGGGTCCGCAGCGACAGCGGGCATTACCTGCAACGGGCCGACCGGGGCGGTTCCGGGGTGGAGATCCCGTGGATCGAGGCGGATGATCCTGTCATCGCCTTCATGAAACGGCGGGAATGGGTCGTCGATCTGGACGAGCTGCAGCGGTTTCCCGAACTCTATGAAGGACTGTCCCGGCCGCCGTGGCTGGCGGACTGTCGCGACGCCTGGCTACTGGTGCCGCTGTTCCATGGCCACGAACTGTGGGGGGTGGTGCTGTTGCTGCGTCCGCTGATCCCCCTGGACTGCAACTGGGAAGTGATCGACGTGCTCAAGACCGCCGGCCGCCAGGCCGCCGGCTTCCTGGCCCTGGAGGAAACCGCCGCCCGGTTGCTGGAGGCGCGCCAGTTCGAGGGTTTCAACCGCCTGTCGGCGTTCGTGGTGCACGATCTGAAGAATTTGATCGCCCAGCTGTCCCTGGTGGTGCGCAATGCCGAGCGCCATGCCGGCAATCCGGAATTCGTTCGCGATGCGATGACGACGGTCGAACACGCCGTCGGCAAGATGAGCCGACTGCTGGAGCAGCTCAAGAGCATGGGGAAGGCCGAGCGGGCCAAACGGATCGCCCTGCGCCCTCTGCTCGAGGAGGTGGTTTCGGCCCGGGCCGGGCAGTTGCCCCGGCCTCGGTTCGTCTGCGAAGCCCGTGGAGATCTGTGGGTCGAGGGCGATGCGGACCGCCTGGCGTCGGCGTTCGAACACGTGATCCAGAACGCCCAGGAGGCGGCCGGAAAGCACGGTTGGGTGCGAGTGCGACTGGCAAGGCAGGAACGGCAGGCTATCATTGAAGTGGAAGACAACGGTCCGGGTATGGACGCGGCCTTCATCCGCCAGCGCCTGTTCAAACCTTTCGAAACCACCAAAGGGCTGACGGGAATGGGTATCGGCGCCTACGAAAGCCGGGAGTACACCCGCCAGCTGGGAGGGGACCTGGTGGTCCGCAGCACGCCCGGGGAGGGAACCTGTTTCCGTTTCGTTCTGCCCCTGGCCGTGTCAGCGAACAGGATCGATTCCGACAAGAAGGTGCCTACGTGA